The window CGCAGCCACCTTGTGTCGACGCCACCTGCACCGCCACCTTACCACGCCTACATAGCCATACTTGTGCCACTTTCGCCCCCATCGCTGCCACACCTGACGCATAGAGATGGTCAACATTGCCAGATCTGGTTTCCTTGACCATATTTGGCCTAGGAAAACTAGATCCAACTATCCCCTCGCCTCTGGATGCACACACCTTAGTCGTTGCCACCACCTCTAGCCTACGCCACCGCCATGTACCTAGGCGGTTGACCTTCTCACGCACGCTAGATCCACTCCCTATCCTCACCATGCTAGTCCTAGGGCAccggggaagggaggaagcCCTACTACCGCCATTCTTGCCGTTGCTCAATTTTCAGTGTCCAACTCCGACGACGgtgaggaggaaagggaggacTGTGGGGGAGGTGGCGTGGTGCCCTAGGTTGCCACCCATTTAGCCACTTAGGAGCGATGTAAGGGACCAAGCAACATGGAGTCCTGCTGAAATTATGGTTCTTTTTGATAATTTGATTCCATAAAAGGGCATATAtaattgtcagggttatggataccacatacctaatagtagttgactaaatctcggcatgacccaccacataccatgtcctatacggaaataacctgcggatataggaggagttccggataaggaaagacaaccagagttctacgtggaaacgacaaggactactcggattgtatccatattggtttccctagttctacttggacaaggggacacctatgggtataaatacaagctcccctaggaggagagggggaggatcaacacccaacacaatcgacatagaagccacaacatagaagcctacatatgccaagacacgccgccggatatcgacttcagggataagcacggctagtaccctacggtgtctccggatactgtcaggagagacgaaagcgctatctctgatctcgccgggcacggattcgaggtggaaggctaccctgttgttgactacgagtcagatcgtcagaccgccatgtcgacaatagttagataggctaccccaaatattatactggtgtgattatcatgaataagagcaataccggcttcggccaacaggatgtagggttattacttgACAATTcgggggcctgaacctgtataaaaatccctgtctccgtctcttttacctcagtctcgcgtatatcctagcaccgacgatccccatactatgcaaataccagaattgcgacatcaaatgtcgacagtggcgcgccaggtagggggattttggtgcttcaggatttcgacgagatgggtttaagagatggactctccgacaacaagctactcgacgacttcggctgtggGGAGATCCAACCTGTCCAAGTACATCTTCCGACTagatcggaaccatcatcgtcatcgacaacttggtctatcgagatcatccaagcctcaaGCTCCGCGGCGTAACAAAAGATGTCAGATTGCCTGATATCGAACGAGTACGCAGcaaggtaattggtagattggttttttaaattgatctactaatttcgtagatacatccggcatgtatctataaaggtacgcaatattttatctgcaatttatcgtacctattcagatcatacagTATTGTCAGAtccataatttattatgtttacccaGAGCATGCTTTTTATACAATAATACCTGTTGTGCGGgtgtccccgatgttaaatcgactacgatctaacgctgggggctcgctctgtcTTCTTCTGTATAagtcatgcttgtttacggtttacataatacctgatatttacatctgctcgttatatcctaataatactagaagatccatgcagtttttgagtacatactcgatattctctgctatatgtcttgccttctagaaaatatttttcagaaacatttgagcactcgagtaggttgtggtcgagtacaccccactatcgagaacattctcgaCAAATGCGGAGTCGTCGCACCCAActtaccaacgaagaccgacgacctatctcatagcaccggccatagctggactactcgagaaaaggttgttaacggataattcctcgtaAACGCCGTCGgtttgatcacccgacatgattgcgagcggacatccggatatgctataagttaggtatgtgagtcatgctggccacatgatatgcacatgtaataaactaACTTTAGCGCCCCTATAGGTGATTAAAAGACTCCTACTTCTGGTTCCCGAACCAGTAAAACGTAGTGATCTCTCTCGcctcactttaagtggtcgagtcaCGACTACtgtctggtcctcgaccagcgatgtggcgtttctcccactacttccactttaagtggtcgagttacgactactgcctggtcctcgaccagcgatgtagcgattctcccattacccctgcttcaacaaagttgatatcaggtgcACAAGattgccaagtgttttacccagagatcccttaccacaaaagacacctagcgttgaaacctatcctactgtccctttacgccgtcttgacaaggcctccgaggaacctgagggaacttcggctggggacgcccagagccaataaggccttgtcggatccttcagagacgaaagaccatgtaagatctggtcgtgtaagagttctcgccgtgcgtattaaccaagccgtgtaatcggaaattgagttttctaacttcacggctgggggctaggatcagtgcttgttcaaccaaggcaggtcaaaggtccaagagccctgtcatccgagaacgattctccgacgataAGGCTGGgagctagggagagtgtataactctacaaactgactgatcggagtcggtaagagagaagacgctcatatacaaaacactgGTCTGTACATTCAATTCACTAGTCtgtcatattataacatgtcaccctttgagcattcgctcgagggctatttctatctaatattcttttctgagtattgatttcaagaaaattctattcgacattgtcgAAAActtcatgtctctatggttctacaccaagatcgactaaggcgagtacgacaaatgttgacaaagCTCCGTCGTAGACTCTACGCCTTCTCAatcgctcgagaacggttgctagatctcgacaaggaatacggaatgaagagatggtgtacccgccgagataaaatttcttgacttcaatccaaattctcgattacggcAAGAcaggagacttagtcgtatgctctgtacCTTCTTGGTTGACATCGGAGATTGACTTAGAaaaccctttaggtgcccgcacgaggctaaCAAAGGAAGTCTAATGTTATCTCTGAATTCACTAAGAACGGTCacttgagctcgataacagtcaCTCCATGGTcagcggttgagaatatgaattcgtacatttgcattgaagtcgggagctactgtcagggttatggataccacatatctaatagtagttgactaaatctcggcaggacccaccacataccatgtcctacaTGGAAACAACctacggatataggaggagttccggataaggaaagacaaccagagttctacgtggaaatgacaaggactactcggattgtatccatattggtttccctagttctacttggacaaggggacacctatgggtataaatacaagctcccctaggaggagaggggggaggatcaacacccaacacaatcgacatagaagccacaacaatagaagcctacatacgccaagacacgccgccggatatcgacttcagggataagcacggctagtaccctacggtgtctccggatactgtcaggagagacgaaagcgctatctctgatctcgtcgggcacggattcgaggtgGAAGGTTAccttgttgtcgactacgagtcagatcgtcagactgctatgtcgacaacagttagataggctaccccaaatattgtactggtgtgattatcatgaataagagcaataccggcttcggccaataggatgtagggttattacctgacaattcgagagcccgaacctgtataaaaatccctgtctccgtctcttttacctcattctcgcgtatatcctagcaccgacgatccccatactatgcaaataccagaattgcgacatcaaacgtcgacaataaTAGGATTAATTGGATTCGTGCCATAATAAATTTCGTggtttagaaatataccatcACTATTGACCTATTTACAACCATGCCATTACGATTTTACAATTATTACATATATACCACTGCATACCCTTCACAacattttctaatttattaggaTCAAATTACCCttttcttccccttcctccttccccctTTCTACTATCCTCCAGGATCCAGCCGACTAACTCCGACGAGCTTACGTGCCAGCAACACGTTAATGCCGCTCTCTTTCGCATTGCTTCCTTTCCTCCACTACCACCGCCTGTACTTCCAGCTCAACCTTTGGTTGTCACTCGTTCTTCGTCCCCAGACGCTTGCTCCTACACTCGCTACTGCTGTCCTTCCCACCATTGCTCTGCAACCTGCCGTCACCGCCACTACTCAACTCCCTTTGCCGTGTCCGTTGCCGTGTTGCGTCCCACCCGTCACTCTATAGCTCCTCGGTCTCCTCCACAAGCACAACTTCCTCCCAAACATCGCGTCCTACTCACACCTCCTCATGTTGCTACTCGACACGCTGGACTTGCTCGACGCTGCACTCCTAGTAGCGATACGAACCCTGATTCTCCTCCAACGATTGCTTCTTCGAGCTCAACGCCACCCTCTTCGGCTGCTATTCTTAAGTCCGAGCGAtgagatgaagataaagacaGGAGAGAAGGGGTGAGGAGAGTTTAGGGGTGGAGAGATTATTCATCACTCTTATTATTAGATGTTAGCCAAAAACAATAGAATAGAAACGACTCGGTGGATTCGGATGACAAATGATCAGAAGTCACTTGAGAGAATGACATTTGAGAATAATCATCAAAGTGGATGAAAAactcaaagaaaaaagaaacctgCCTATACGTCACAAAATTCAAACGATGCGATTTCGGACCTTGGGATATTTGTTGTTGCCGGTGCGTGTTCGCGTTGAACTCGAAAAGATTCCTACTACgcatgtgtaaaaaaaaaaaggaaagaaaagaagaaaggagaTGTGAAAAACGGAAAATAGGATGCGTGGCGAGACTTGCGAGAGATGGGATGGTTGGCGTTGAGGCCCCGGGCGGCCAGGCCTCCCCCGTTTCGTCTCCGGTCTTCGTTTTATCCCCTTCCTtcgtcttcctctcctccctattcttttcctttcctctcctttcctttctctcctcttccccccccccccccccccccccctccgcgGCGCGGCCTTCTCCTCCGCGGAGGCCACTCCACCCAGTCCCCCTCCCCCccgcccttcgccgccgccttctccggcgAACCGGTGGCCACTCGCGCTTCCCAACGTACCGTGGCGGTCCGGCCGGTGAgttgctccccccccccccgcctcctctcctcctcgcgctAATCATTTGCGCCACTTGTTCATGTGATCCCTCGCGCGCGGCTGTTCTTGCCATGCTGAGCGTAGCGAACATGGAATTtgggtttggtttttttttctttcgattATCGCGGAATTCGTTTCGGTTTGGGATCTTCGTTTCTGGTGGTTGTTAGCTTTTATCTAACACATGGCCGTGCGCGGTGCTTCTTGCAGTCACCCATTTGAGTTGGGAGCACGGTGGCAATGGGGATTGCGGAGGTGGCCCTCCACAGTATGCCGGGGGCATTCGCCGCCCACTCCCCGGCATCCAATTTGCCCCTCGCGGCCGACGCCGCGaggggcaggaggaggaggagcgccaaTTCGTTGCACAGCTCCAGGGCGCTCCAAGGTCCGGTCAGGTTTCCGGGGCTGCGGGCCGCCGTGGAGTGCCAGTGCCAGCGCATCGATGACCTTGCGAGGGTCACGGAAGGGAACGGGGCGTGGGTTAAGGATGCGGTGGACAAGGCAAGCCATGCTCTCGGTGATGTGAGGGTGCCTGGTCAGGCTGTAGGTGGCAATGGGAGCGTAAACGGGAGCGCCGCCAAGCCTCCGCCCCAGCGGCGGAAGGCGTCTTCTGTGGAGGATGAAGCTTGGGAGCTCTTGCGGGAGTCCGTGGTTTACTATTGTGGTAGTCCGGTCGGGACGATTGCTGCCAACGACCCGAATGATGCCAATCCGATGAATTATGATCAGGTGTTTATTCGGGATTTCATACCATCTGGCATCGCGTTTCTATTGAAGGGAGAGTACGAAATTGTGCGCAATTTCATTTTGCACACCCTTCAGCTTCAGGTACTTGCTTCGTTGCTTCCTCATTGTTGCATCGTGTTTTAGATCCAGGCCTTGTATTGATCGTGACAGTGTAAATGAACATTCCGGTAATAAAATTATTTCACATGAGCCAGCTTTGATAATTTCAATTCATGTTGTGAccatctgaatatgttgctctAGGTTTTTTTCTTTAGACATATAATAGCTTGATCTCTTGAGGAAGTGCGCACGATGGTAAGGCCTGTTTCTTATGAGCTGCTTTGGTCCACATAAAATTGTTGACAGAAAGTTGGCTGTGTGCTTGCTTTCTCATGTAAAAGTCGATGCACAATGATACAATTACACATCTTAAATGTGTTGGCTTACTGAGATTGCCATCCTTAAAGTTCTTGGCAAATATCTCTTCTAGTTACCGTAGCAACAAAATGAATTTGTATGCCCTATCCAAGGTGTAACAAGTTCTGCTGTCATTTTGTTATGTAGAGCTGGGAGAAGACAATGGACTGCCATAGTCCAGGACAGGGCTTAATGCCTGCTAGCTTCAAGGTGCGAACAATTCCACTCGATGGAGATGAAGATGCAACTGAGGAGGTCTTGGATCCTGATTTTGGGGAGGCAGCAATAGGCCGTGTGGCACCTGTTGATTCAGGTAGAGCTACTAATGGAGATAGCTAGCACATCCTCTTTTTTGCTACTCTGCTTCTACTAACTCTTAACTGGATATGTGATTGATGGTTTCAGGTCTATGGTGGATCATATTACTTAGGGCGTATGGAAAGTGTTCAGGAGATCTGACAGTTCAGGAGAGAATTGATGTTCAGACTGGAATTAAAATGATATTAAAGCTTTGTTTAGCTGATGGGTTTGACATGTTCCCTACATTACTGGTAACTGATGGATCATGCATGATTGATCGTCGAATGGGAATTCATGGGCATCCACTTGAAATTCAGGTTTTTTACGATACTCCTGTCAATTCTGTGTCTTTTGTGAATGGATTTTATCCCATTCAATCAAAAGCATGTGTACCCTCAAAAGTTAAACCTATCTTTTCCAATCCCCTGAGTTTTTTCAGCGATCTCCATATGAAAGTGGCTCGCTAAGATAACTGAAAGCTGACTTGACTCAAAACGCACAAAATGGTCATTTTCATAGCCACTTAACAGTCAACTCACAAAATGGGCATGGAAATGATAGAAGTTTAAAGTCAGGAGCATGTAGAGCAAGGAACTTAATTTTAAAACTGAAGCAAGATTCATCAATTAGAAAAATCTTGTAACATCATAATATCTAACTTTTAACACACAGAAgatttatatagtttttttttcatttaattttccaATTCCAGTATTTCCATTTCAATGATTTGCAAAAACTATATGGAAACATGTAATTTTCTTGTTCAGTTCCTGCTGTATCATGTGTCACCCACATGGCAGTGAGGTATGAGTACTAATTAATCTGGGTTACTGTTGGCATATCAGAAATTTCAGCTAAGGTAGTTATTTGGATGATTAACAAATATAAACTTTTGAAATTGGACACTTCCTACAAGTTTCTCAcgatcaaaattaaaaacaattgCAATTAGCCATAGTAAATTTCTGTTGCAATAGAGTATATTTTCTATTTAAGTTTCGTAATAAGATATAAGGACCAAAGTCAATCTTGAAAAAGTTTGAATGCA of the Oryza sativa Japonica Group chromosome 2, ASM3414082v1 genome contains:
- the LOC4329537 gene encoding neutral/alkaline invertase 3, chloroplastic, with translation MGIAEVALHSMPGAFAAHSPASNLPLAADAARGRRRRSANSLHSSRALQGPVRFPGLRAAVECQCQRIDDLARVTEGNGAWVKDAVDKASHALGDVRVPGQAVGGNGSVNGSAAKPPPQRRKASSVEDEAWELLRESVVYYCGSPVGTIAANDPNDANPMNYDQVFIRDFIPSGIAFLLKGEYEIVRNFILHTLQLQSWEKTMDCHSPGQGLMPASFKVRTIPLDGDEDATEEVLDPDFGEAAIGRVAPVDSGLWWIILLRAYGKCSGDLTVQERIDVQTGIKMILKLCLADGFDMFPTLLVTDGSCMIDRRMGIHGHPLEIQALFYSALLCAREMLTPEDGSADLIRALNNRLIALSFHIREYYWVDMQKLNEIYRYKTEEYSYDAVNKFNIYPDQVSPWLVEWIPPKGGYFIGNLQPAHMDFRFFSLGNLWSIVSSLATTHQSHAILDLIESKWSDLVAEMPLKICYPALENQEWKIITGSDPKNTPWSYHNGGSWPTLLWQLTVASIKMNRPEIAAKAVEVAERRIAIDKWPEYYDTKRARFIGKQSRLYQTWSIAGYLVAKQLLDKPDAARILSNDEDSEILNALSTNRKRGKKVLKKTFIV